In Spirosoma sp. KUDC1026, the sequence TGGAGAGCAAGAGCTCATGCAAGATTAAATGAGACAGAAGCAGCTTTTTCTTACGCGCAAAAATCGATAGATATTGATCCTCAATTGGCAATAAGTTATCTGTCGAGAGGTAATGCTTGGTACGGCAAGAGTGAATATAACAAAGCGATTTCAGACTATACCGAAGCCATTCGATTAGACTCAAGCGAAGCATATGCTTTTGGAAATCGAGGACTAGCATGGTATGGAAAGAAAGAATATAACAAAGCGATTTCAGATTACACTGAAGCTATCCGATTAGATCCAAAAGCAAATAGATATGTTAATCGAGGTCTTGTTTGGGCTGAGAAGGGTGAATATGACAAAGCCATTTCAGATTACACCGAAGCCATTCGATTAGACTCAAGCGAAGCATATGCTTTTGGAAATCGAGGACTAGCATGGTATGGAAAGAAAGAATATAACAAAGCGATTTCAGATTACACTGAAGCTATCCGATTAGATCCAAAAGCGACTTTTTACAATAATAGAGGTAATGCTTGGGCTGAGAAGGGTGAATATGACAAAGCCATTTCAGACTACACCGAAGCCATTCGATTAGACTCAAACGAATCGTATGCCTTTTATAACAGAGCTATTACGTGGTCCAGTAAGAAAGAATACCAAAAAGCAATTGCTGACTATGAGCGCTATGTTAGTCTAACTAATAATTCTGATGACTACTATACACAGGTTTCTTTATCCAGTATTAGTGAGCTAAAGAAAAGAATAGAGAATGCTTGGTATGATGAAATTGATAGTATAGTAAACAAAATTAAACGACTGCTGCTATTTGAAAATACGTGTTTGACACATTATACTAGTTTATCAGGCGCTAGGTCAATGATATTAGGTAATAGCCCATTTCGTTTATCGGAAGGCGCTTTTCTAAACGACACATCTGAGGGCCGGGAGTTATTTAACTATCTTTCTTACGGAATATCGAAGTTCAGCGCTGATGAGACAATGGCTAAATTATTTGTAGAAAGGCCATTTATCGGAAGCTTTGTAGCTGACAATAAACATAATGATTTAACCTTATGGCGTATGTATGGCAAGGAAGCTCTAGCAGAAGCTAAAGGTTGCGCCTTAACTATCTACAAAAGGGAATTTGTTGACAACTTAAAAGAACAAATAAGCCCGACAGGCACAAAATCAGAAGTTCAGTCACAAGATGAAGAACAATTTACCTTCTACAACGTAGCGTATTTATCAAAAAATTCATTTATAATTCCAGGAAAGAAGAAATCAACAGAAAAGCAATTGAATCTTCTTATGAATGAGTTAAAAAGCAAAGTCAAAAATTTAAGTGAAAATCAAAAAAACAGCGTAACTAATTTACTGAATGATATAGCTTATTTATTCAAGAGCTCAGAGTATCAATACGAAAATGAGGTAAGATTAGTCGTACAGGGAGTCGGTTTCACAAAAAAGATAGAAAAAGAAGAAAACCCTCCTAAAGTTTACATTGAGCTAGTAGATATTGTTCCATCAATAAAAAAGATAACTTTAGGACCTAAAGTAGAACGACCAGATGAGTGGGCAGCTGCCTTCAATTATCACATCAAAGATCAATTGAAGAGCGGGGGAGAAAATATAGAAATAGTAATCTCTCATCTTCCTTTTAAGTAAGATACTTACAATCTACCCCGCCACGTAATCCACCGCCCTATCAAACTTTTCTAGTACGGTTTCCCAGGTGTAGTACTGCCGGACGTAGGCGCGGCCGTACTCGGCCATTTCGGACGAATCCTGGGTCAGCATCTGATCAACAGCGGTTTCAAACTCCTCGTAGCTTCGGTACAGCAGTCCCGCCCGGCTGCCCACGATATGGTCGCGTAAGACGGCGCATTCGGACGTAGCGATGACGGGAATGCCAACGGCAAAACTTTCCAGCGTCACCATCGACAGGCTTTCGTAAGGCGAGGGCATGATCAGGGCTTTGGCGTATTGCAGCAGGCTCGCTTTCACCGGCTCGTCCACGAAGCCAACCGGTAGCAGGTCGGGGTGCTCCGGAATGAGCATGAACGCCTGTCCCACCAGCACCAGCTTTACCGGCGACGGATGCTCGGCTTTATACCGCGTAAAGAAGTCAAACATCGTGTCGCAGCCTTTCGCCGTGTCAATCCGTCCGATGTACAGCAGATAGTCGGCATCGGTACCCAGTATTTCACTGACAGGTTGTTCGGCCAGCGCCTTGGCCGGTTCGATGCCCACCCCCACGACATCGTTCTCGATGGCGTCATTCTTGAATAGCTGGTGCACGAAGCTGCGTTCGGCGGGGGTCAGGAACAGGATGGCACGCGGCTTCTGAAACAGCGGCCGGAACACGGGCAGGTAAATCGGGATTTCATCGTGCGCCGTCGGGATAAAGATTGACTTACGGGGCGCTACGTTCAGCCCGGCAATGGTCGGGTAATAGAGGTACGTAATAAAAATCAGCGCGTCGTACTGCTGGTGATTGCGTTTCAGGTAGGTAATCATCTCGGGCGTGTACGGGCCCTGGTATTTCGCCCACAACCGGCTGTAGCGTCGGATGCTCTTGCCCACCAGCGCCCGTCCCCACATTTTGAGCCGGTTCAGGCCCTGCCACTGTTCGGGCTGGGACCATTTTTTGAGTTTGTGTTCCGCGCGCGATGCCTGCTTCACCAGCCGTTCGTGCTTCGTCGCAAACCGATGAACCCGCACGCCGTTGATAGTTACGGTTTCGGCCGGGTACCAGTTGGCCCAGGTAACGTATTCCAGCGCGCAGCTGGTCAGCACGTCGACTTCATAGGTAGCTGCCAGCCGCTCGGCCATGATCCGGCAATAGTATTCCGCTCCTCCGTTGACCTCAACACCGTACCGCTGCACCACAAACGCTATTTTCTTCATCCGGCAAAGCTAAGGGATAACGTCGTGTGTTCTATGCCATTCCAGCGGCAGCACAAACAGGAGCATCGTCAGCGGTAACGAACCGTACAAGTCAAGCTCCCAGTCAATATAAGTCTACCCTGCTTTTGTCATCCCGACCTCAGGAGGGATCTTCGGTAGATGTAAGAAAAGCTACCGGCTATCGAAGATCCCTCCTGAGGTCGGGATGACAAAAACGCGACTTAAAGGAAATCTATATAGTTACTCCTATCAAAGCATACTCCCCCGGCTCTACCCAAGTCGCTGGTAAAACTCATTCTGCTTTTTCTGCCGCTCAATGTCTTTGGGGTGCATGAGGCAAAATTCATCCGTTTCGGCTGGCAGGAAATGGCAACTCTTGTGCCCGTCCAGTTCTTCATGCACCCTATTTTTCCAGTGAATTCCCTGATTAAGCTTAAAGATGCGCACCTGATAATCCGGGTAGTTGATTCGCCCCCGGTCATCGACCTGCCACTGCCAGGCAGCAATCCATTCCGGTGTTAGTCCTTTCACCAGATTGATGCGGGGAACGGCCAGACAGTCGCTCTTGCGTTGTTTGCGCAGTTCACTTTTCAGCGAATGGAGCAGGCTTTCGCGGGGTAGTTCATCGGCGTCGATCTGAAACAGGTAATCGCCCGTCGCCACCGCCAGGAGGTTGTTCTTGAACGTAGCGAAATCGCCATCAAGCCGCGCGCTTTGGTGCGTTAATTTATCCCGGTAGCGATGTAGTACGTCGGTTACCCACCCGTCGGGTTGGGTGATGTCCTGCAACACCACGATCTGATCGTTTGGGTCTTTGTGCAGCAGCAAAAAAAGAATCAGCCGTTCCAGTTCCACGGCCTCGTTGCAGACGGTGATCCCGTACGACAGCCGGATACGACGGGCAAGTAATCGGTCAAGCATACGTCAGTTTTTTATGAATCAGACGCGTTTCGTGCGTCGTTGGGTCAATGATCCGGATTCGGTACCCACGCCAGGTAAACGCTGGAAACAAACGATACCAGAACTTTTTAAGGGCTGATTTTGGCTTGTTGATCCGGTTGTATATAATCTCCGACAGGAACGTGATCTGGTCGAGCGGGGCTTTCCCGGCATCAATCGAAACCAGCACCCCACTGTTACGTTCCGCCGTCAGCGGCTTGATTTTCTTTGTCAGGTCAACGGCTGTCGTGGGCTGTTCTTCCAGGATATAGGCCGCCGGATCGAGGTCTGTGTAGATCGTCGATACCCAGGGTTCCAGTTCCCACAAGGCGGCCACCGTACCGTTAGTCAGGATCAGGCCAATATCGTACTTGTGTTTACTATGATCGCTATTCCGGAAGCCCCATTTACGGACAAAGTTCCGGTTGGATTGCAACTCGATTTGCCGGGTCCGGTTAACGTACTCCTCTGAAAATCGGGACGTCTTGCTGACGAAGTGATAACACAGCACATTCAGGCCAACCACCATCTCCACGCCTTTCAGACCAAACCGCAACAGCAAATCGTCGTCCTCACAGAACATCGGGTTGAACAGCGGGTCCAGCCCGCCGATGTCCAGCAGTAAGTTTCGCGACGCGGACAGGAAGAAAATACCTTTACTGGTCGTAACAGCCGTCTGGCTCGCCTGCTCATTACGTTGCTGCTCAGCCTGCGCAAACTGGAAGAACGCATCCCGCTGAAACATAGCCACGTCGGCCCCGAAATCCCGGACGATTTTGCCGGGGCGCGGGTCATCCGCGAAGATAGGTGGCTCGACGGTAGTGTAAAACAGTACTTGTTCGTCGGTTTGCAGAGCCGTCAGTTGTTCAATAAAGCCGGGAGCCAGTACCATGTCATTGTGCGCAAAGACCACGTAGTCGGACGTCGCCAGTTCAATGCACTTGTTATACGTATCCGACAGGGTCCGGTCCCGCTCTTCGTAGTAGTACCTTACGCGCTTGTCCTGCAACGAGTCGAGCCACTGGTGCGTACCGTCGGTGCTGTTAAAGCTAACGAAGACTAGCTCGATGTTCGGGTACAGCAGGCGGGTCTGCGTATAGAAGTACTGCGTATAAACCAGGTTATTCTTTAAGCCGACCAGTAAGGAAAACGTCATTTGCCGATCAGGGTTGTTCTGTGTTTTTAATGCTTTAACTATCGTGTTGTTCTACTTCCCTCAAAACCTAATCTTGTAGAAGGAGCCCCTAACCACCGGCACGGGCCGCCCCTCCTGTTTTAGGAGGGGAACAAGCAGAAGTAACCTTTTCCAATCCCCCTCCTGTTTTAGAAGCTGATTTTATAGGAGTTTCGCTCTTACCACCCCTAGCCCCTCCTAAAACAGGAGGGGAACAAGCAGGGGTGACCTTTCGCCCCCCCTCCTAATTTTCTAGGAGGGGGCCGGGGGGTGGTAGTTGACGGCAAAATAAGCCAAATCCACCTCCACATGAAACCCATAAAAGATTAGCTTAAAAGAGGAGAACATGCAGAAGTAACCTCTCCAACCTCCCCCTCCTACTTTTCTAACGGTTCGCCATAGCGTCAGGAAAACTGGTAGAGGTGCCCTTTTCAGATCCCCCTCCTAATTTTCTAGGAGGGGGGCGGGGGGTAGTCAATCCGCTTTAAACTGCAGTCGAATCGTCTTCAGAACCTGATCAATGTCAAGAAAAACAGCCTCATTGGGAAAGCGAAGCACGGTTATGCCCAGCGACTCAATGGCCTTTTGCCGTTCCTCGTCATAAGACCTGACGTCGAGCTGATCATGCACAAGACCATCCAGCTCGACTGCTATTCGCTCTGCAGGACAGTAGAAGTCCAGGATAAACAGGCCAAGGCTATGCTGTCGCCGAAATTTCCGGCCACCCAATTGGCTTCCTTTTAAGTATTGCCACAACCGTTTTTCGGCCTCCGTTGCTTCATTACGTAGCGCTTGTCGGACAGGCTTTAAAATTTTCAGATTATTCAACTGCCCTTCGTGCATGGTCACCTCGTAGGTTATCCTTCCGTAACAGCGAAACGCCTAAAACAGGAAAGCGGGCCAATTTACGCTAATTTCTTCTCTCTGCCCCCTCCTGTTCTGAAGGATACACCGTCGCAGGATAATCGTATAAGAGTTTGCTTTGACCACCCCTAGCCCCTCCGCACCGGCGGCCCTCCTAAAACAGGAGGGGAACAAGCAGAAGTAGCCTTTTTTAACCTCCCCCTCCTGTTGTGGCCGAGCCGCCGGTGCGGAGGGGGCCGGGGGGGTGGTAATCAATACGGCTCTTCTCCCCGTACCCCCTGCCGGAGCGAGATCAACAGCTAACGTCTACCTACTTTTCTACATCCACCGGCTGATAAACGTACCAAACGCATCTTTATACTGATCGCTGACGGGGATGGTGGCCGAGCCGATCTGGACGGAGTTACGCGTGACGGCGTTGATCTGATCCAGGGCGACGATGAACGACCGGTGTACCCGCATGAACTGCGCAACCGGCAGTTTCTCTTCGAGCGCTTTCAAACTCGTCAGGGCCAGCAGCGGTTTGGGGTCGCTCTGCCGATACACTTTTACGTAGTCTTTCAGCCCTTCCATATACAGAATGTCGCGGTAGGCCACCCGGACCAGCTGGTACTCAACTTTCAGAAACAGATAGTCCTCCGACGTAGTAACGGGGGCAGCCGGGAGAAGCGTAGTCACGGGCACATCCTGTCGCTGGCGCAGTTCGAAGTAGTGCTGCGCTTTGGTAGCCGACCGCAGAAATTCGGCGTAGTTGAAGGGCTTCAGCAGGTAATCAAGTGCGTCGACCCGGAAACCATCGAGCGCAAACTGATCGAAGGCCGTCGTGAAAATCACCCGCGTGGCCGGGGTACCCCGCGTCGACCGGTCCAGTACCCGGGCCAGCTCCAGCCCGGTCAGGTCGGGCATCTGGATGTCCAGAAATACTACATCTACCGGTTGGTGCAGCATAGCCTGCAGTGCTTCGATGGCGCTGCTGAACCGGCCTGCCAGTTGCAGAAAAGGCGTTTTTTCGATGAAGGAGCAAACCAGCCCCAGCGCCAGCGGTTCGTCGTCGACCGCAATACAG encodes:
- a CDS encoding tetratricopeptide repeat protein; this translates as MKPILEQIIHQAKQLFEEKKYQEIINLLNDDCLIQYTNAALYAWRARAHARLNETEAAFSYAQKSIDIDPQLAISYLSRGNAWYGKSEYNKAISDYTEAIRLDSSEAYAFGNRGLAWYGKKEYNKAISDYTEAIRLDPKANRYVNRGLVWAEKGEYDKAISDYTEAIRLDSSEAYAFGNRGLAWYGKKEYNKAISDYTEAIRLDPKATFYNNRGNAWAEKGEYDKAISDYTEAIRLDSNESYAFYNRAITWSSKKEYQKAIADYERYVSLTNNSDDYYTQVSLSSISELKKRIENAWYDEIDSIVNKIKRLLLFENTCLTHYTSLSGARSMILGNSPFRLSEGAFLNDTSEGRELFNYLSYGISKFSADETMAKLFVERPFIGSFVADNKHNDLTLWRMYGKEALAEAKGCALTIYKREFVDNLKEQISPTGTKSEVQSQDEEQFTFYNVAYLSKNSFIIPGKKKSTEKQLNLLMNELKSKVKNLSENQKNSVTNLLNDIAYLFKSSEYQYENEVRLVVQGVGFTKKIEKEENPPKVYIELVDIVPSIKKITLGPKVERPDEWAAAFNYHIKDQLKSGGENIEIVISHLPFK
- a CDS encoding glycosyltransferase family 4 protein, which gives rise to MKKIAFVVQRYGVEVNGGAEYYCRIMAERLAATYEVDVLTSCALEYVTWANWYPAETVTINGVRVHRFATKHERLVKQASRAEHKLKKWSQPEQWQGLNRLKMWGRALVGKSIRRYSRLWAKYQGPYTPEMITYLKRNHQQYDALIFITYLYYPTIAGLNVAPRKSIFIPTAHDEIPIYLPVFRPLFQKPRAILFLTPAERSFVHQLFKNDAIENDVVGVGIEPAKALAEQPVSEILGTDADYLLYIGRIDTAKGCDTMFDFFTRYKAEHPSPVKLVLVGQAFMLIPEHPDLLPVGFVDEPVKASLLQYAKALIMPSPYESLSMVTLESFAVGIPVIATSECAVLRDHIVGSRAGLLYRSYEEFETAVDQMLTQDSSEMAEYGRAYVRQYYTWETVLEKFDRAVDYVAG
- a CDS encoding glycosyltransferase; protein product: MLDRLLARRIRLSYGITVCNEAVELERLILFLLLHKDPNDQIVVLQDITQPDGWVTDVLHRYRDKLTHQSARLDGDFATFKNNLLAVATGDYLFQIDADELPRESLLHSLKSELRKQRKSDCLAVPRINLVKGLTPEWIAAWQWQVDDRGRINYPDYQVRIFKLNQGIHWKNRVHEELDGHKSCHFLPAETDEFCLMHPKDIERQKKQNEFYQRLG
- a CDS encoding glycosyltransferase family 2 protein produces the protein MTFSLLVGLKNNLVYTQYFYTQTRLLYPNIELVFVSFNSTDGTHQWLDSLQDKRVRYYYEERDRTLSDTYNKCIELATSDYVVFAHNDMVLAPGFIEQLTALQTDEQVLFYTTVEPPIFADDPRPGKIVRDFGADVAMFQRDAFFQFAQAEQQRNEQASQTAVTTSKGIFFLSASRNLLLDIGGLDPLFNPMFCEDDDLLLRFGLKGVEMVVGLNVLCYHFVSKTSRFSEEYVNRTRQIELQSNRNFVRKWGFRNSDHSKHKYDIGLILTNGTVAALWELEPWVSTIYTDLDPAAYILEEQPTTAVDLTKKIKPLTAERNSGVLVSIDAGKAPLDQITFLSEIIYNRINKPKSALKKFWYRLFPAFTWRGYRIRIIDPTTHETRLIHKKLTYA
- a CDS encoding endonuclease domain-containing protein, which translates into the protein MHEGQLNNLKILKPVRQALRNEATEAEKRLWQYLKGSQLGGRKFRRQHSLGLFILDFYCPAERIAVELDGLVHDQLDVRSYDEERQKAIESLGITVLRFPNEAVFLDIDQVLKTIRLQFKAD
- a CDS encoding LytR/AlgR family response regulator transcription factor, translated to MILTCIAVDDEPLALGLVCSFIEKTPFLQLAGRFSSAIEALQAMLHQPVDVVFLDIQMPDLTGLELARVLDRSTRGTPATRVIFTTAFDQFALDGFRVDALDYLLKPFNYAEFLRSATKAQHYFELRQRQDVPVTTLLPAAPVTTSEDYLFLKVEYQLVRVAYRDILYMEGLKDYVKVYRQSDPKPLLALTSLKALEEKLPVAQFMRVHRSFIVALDQINAVTRNSVQIGSATIPVSDQYKDAFGTFISRWM